A single region of the Aurantiacibacter sp. MUD11 genome encodes:
- a CDS encoding AmpG family muropeptide MFS transporter, translating to MAEAAATVKKKKPGWGVLLRSLRNPKSGYMALFGFASGLPFALFLGTLYAWLSEAEVELETMGVFSLIGLAYAFQFLWSPLIDKVTIPGFSKLGRRKQWIVPAQILLGVILIALSLSNPTNEAIGWFSLLAGIGALASATQDIAINAWRIDVADEEATLDILSTIYQMGYRLAALVGGALGLIIAARIGWPQTYLMMGAILLAIGIAGLFAPDSKAGENVDGTVGDDLLLSLRKKGELKPELRAKALAAVGLLWAIAIGVVLTFMYMSLAYPPEERPNPTDFTLNYGPWIIVATVVIPAFIAGWLASQKRKGENVMTEDLPEQAGGAYSLDHLYRALVMPLVEFVGRMGWSLVLILSLVLTYRICDAIWGTFAYPFYLGELEYTNDEVAFASKFFGVGAIIAGLALGGYMLTVIGRMATLTIGALLAALTNLLYADMAIGGATMQVASDASGFSWFISTIAPFGSEALPRLTFTIMWENLAIGIAGAAYVAWLSSIVSKKYSAVQYALLSSLTMLVGTLGRGALGEMIEEQGYYTVFIFTTLIGFVAVALCVMEWIRETRAGKSSGVVTADAKAIPAE from the coding sequence ATGGCTGAAGCCGCCGCCACCGTGAAGAAAAAGAAGCCGGGCTGGGGTGTCCTGCTGCGCTCGCTGCGCAACCCCAAGAGCGGCTACATGGCGCTGTTCGGATTCGCCAGCGGCCTGCCTTTCGCGCTGTTCCTGGGCACGCTCTACGCCTGGCTGAGCGAGGCCGAGGTGGAGCTGGAGACGATGGGCGTCTTCTCGCTGATCGGCCTCGCCTATGCCTTCCAGTTCCTGTGGTCGCCGCTGATCGACAAGGTGACGATTCCCGGCTTCAGCAAGCTGGGCCGGCGCAAGCAGTGGATCGTGCCGGCGCAGATCCTGCTAGGCGTGATCCTGATTGCGCTCAGCCTCTCCAACCCCACAAACGAGGCGATCGGCTGGTTCAGCCTGCTGGCGGGCATCGGCGCGCTGGCCAGTGCGACGCAGGACATTGCCATCAACGCCTGGCGCATCGACGTGGCGGACGAGGAGGCAACGCTCGATATCCTCTCCACCATCTACCAGATGGGTTACCGGCTGGCGGCGCTGGTGGGCGGCGCGCTGGGCCTGATCATCGCCGCGCGCATCGGCTGGCCGCAGACCTACCTGATGATGGGCGCGATCCTGCTGGCAATCGGCATCGCCGGCCTGTTCGCGCCGGACAGCAAGGCGGGCGAGAATGTCGACGGTACCGTGGGCGACGACCTGCTGCTGAGCCTGCGCAAGAAGGGCGAGCTGAAGCCCGAACTGCGCGCGAAGGCGCTGGCGGCTGTCGGCCTGCTGTGGGCGATTGCAATCGGCGTGGTGCTTACCTTCATGTACATGTCGCTGGCCTACCCGCCGGAGGAGCGCCCGAACCCCACCGACTTCACGCTCAACTACGGCCCGTGGATCATCGTCGCGACCGTCGTAATCCCCGCATTCATCGCCGGCTGGCTCGCCTCGCAGAAGCGGAAGGGCGAGAACGTGATGACGGAGGATCTTCCCGAGCAGGCAGGCGGGGCCTACTCCCTGGACCATCTCTACCGGGCGCTGGTGATGCCGCTGGTGGAATTCGTCGGCCGCATGGGCTGGTCGTTGGTGCTGATCCTCTCGCTGGTGCTCACCTATCGCATCTGCGACGCGATCTGGGGCACCTTCGCCTACCCGTTCTACCTGGGTGAGCTGGAGTACACGAACGACGAGGTGGCCTTCGCTTCCAAGTTCTTCGGCGTCGGCGCGATCATCGCCGGCCTGGCTCTGGGCGGCTACATGCTCACCGTGATCGGGCGTATGGCGACGCTGACCATCGGCGCGTTACTGGCGGCGCTCACCAACCTGCTTTACGCCGACATGGCCATCGGCGGGGCGACGATGCAGGTGGCCAGCGATGCCAGCGGCTTCTCCTGGTTCATCAGCACCATCGCGCCCTTCGGGTCCGAGGCGCTGCCGCGACTGACCTTTACCATCATGTGGGAAAACCTCGCCATCGGGATTGCCGGGGCGGCCTATGTCGCCTGGCTCAGTTCCATCGTCTCGAAGAAGTATTCCGCCGTGCAATATGCGCTGCTGTCCTCGCTCACCATGCTGGTGGGGACACTGGGACGCGGCGCGCTGGGCGAGATGATCGAGGAGCAGGGCTATTACACCGTCTTCATCTTCACCACGCTGATCGGCTTCGTCGCCGTGGCGCTGTGCGTGATGGAATGGATTCGCGAGACGCGAGCCGGCAAGAGCAGCGGCGTCGTTACCGCCGATGCCAAGGCGATCCCGGCGGAATAG
- a CDS encoding bifunctional folylpolyglutamate synthase/dihydrofolate synthase produces MKDFAISDNEAVQRQLDRLGALSLPQGRIGLEVIHELLRRLGNPERHLPPVFHVAGTNGKGSTCAFLRAMLEAEGHTVHVATKPHLVRYNERIRVSGELISDDMLASLLEEVLDTAADLSPSFFEVTTAATFLAFSREPADACVIEVGLGGRFDATNVMEKPAACGIASLGVDHEQFLLNEDPDAPSPENKLVRIAFEKSGIARKGSPLVTQNYAPDVEAEVQRRAGLAGAPLHMRGHDWWAEAGPDSIAYRDRDGRLDLPLPTMPGGHQADNAALAVAMLRHQDTVAVSPAAMAEGIRATRWPARLQYMGAGPLTELARGRPVLLDGGHNPDAAEALARHLAKVDQPVHVLLGMMAAKDARRFLAILAPHLASVTAVPIAGNDHVPLDVLAELAREAGVVNVTTAPDMPTALEALPDGGDGTVLIAGSLYLAGKALSANRELPN; encoded by the coding sequence ATGAAAGACTTCGCCATCTCCGATAACGAGGCGGTGCAGCGCCAGCTTGACCGGCTGGGCGCGCTCAGCCTGCCGCAGGGCCGCATCGGGCTGGAAGTGATCCACGAACTGCTGCGCCGGCTCGGCAACCCGGAGAGGCACCTGCCGCCGGTGTTCCATGTGGCGGGCACCAACGGCAAGGGTTCGACCTGCGCCTTCCTGCGCGCCATGCTGGAGGCGGAGGGCCACACGGTCCACGTCGCCACCAAGCCGCACCTCGTCCGTTACAACGAGCGTATTCGCGTCAGCGGCGAGCTGATCTCGGACGACATGCTGGCCAGCCTGCTGGAAGAGGTGCTCGACACTGCCGCAGACCTCTCGCCGAGCTTCTTCGAAGTGACCACGGCAGCCACCTTCCTCGCCTTCTCGCGCGAGCCGGCCGATGCCTGCGTGATCGAGGTGGGCCTTGGCGGACGTTTCGATGCGACCAACGTGATGGAAAAGCCCGCCGCCTGCGGCATCGCCTCGCTCGGCGTCGATCACGAACAGTTCCTGCTCAACGAAGACCCGGACGCACCCTCGCCAGAGAACAAGCTGGTGCGCATCGCCTTCGAGAAGTCGGGCATCGCCCGCAAAGGTTCGCCGCTGGTGACGCAGAACTACGCGCCCGATGTCGAGGCGGAAGTGCAGCGCCGCGCCGGGCTGGCCGGAGCACCGCTGCACATGCGCGGCCACGACTGGTGGGCCGAAGCCGGACCGGACTCGATCGCCTATCGCGACCGCGACGGGCGGCTGGACCTGCCGCTGCCGACCATGCCCGGCGGGCACCAGGCGGATAACGCCGCGCTGGCGGTCGCCATGCTGCGACACCAGGATACGGTGGCGGTATCGCCCGCCGCGATGGCAGAGGGCATCCGCGCCACGCGCTGGCCCGCTCGCCTGCAATACATGGGTGCTGGTCCGCTCACCGAACTGGCGCGCGGTCGCCCGGTGCTGCTCGATGGCGGGCACAACCCCGACGCGGCCGAAGCCCTCGCCCGGCACCTGGCGAAGGTGGACCAGCCGGTCCATGTCCTGCTCGGCATGATGGCCGCGAAGGACGCGCGGCGGTTCCTCGCCATCCTCGCCCCGCACCTGGCCAGCGTCACCGCCGTGCCGATTGCGGGCAATGACCACGTGCCGCTGGACGTGCTGGCCGAACTGGCGCGCGAAGCGGGTGTGGTGAACGTCACCACGGCGCCCGACATGCCCACGGCGCTGGAAGCCCTGCCCGATGGTGGCGATGGTACGGTGCTGATCGCAGGTTCGCTCTACCTCGCGGGCAAGGCGCTCAGCGCCAATCGCGAACTGCCGAACTGA
- the accD gene encoding acetyl-CoA carboxylase, carboxyltransferase subunit beta, whose amino-acid sequence MSWLTRVRERLPFGNKRESPDNLWIKCSRCQEMIFRSEYEQNMSVCPNCEHHGRINADTRLDQILDEGDFELLPAPEVTEDPLRFKDSKRYTDRLKAARASNPHNDAFTAAVGTIEGRKAVVGVQDFTFMGGSMGMAVGDAFCNAAQRALDEKCGFVCVTAAGGARMQEGILSLMQMPRATVMTRRLRDAGLPYIVVLADPTTGGVTASYAMLGDVHIAEPGALIGFAGQRVIQETIREQLPEGFQRAEYLHKHGMVDMVVHRKDLRSTLANLLDYLTPAKAA is encoded by the coding sequence ATGAGCTGGTTAACCCGTGTCCGCGAGCGCCTGCCGTTCGGCAACAAGCGCGAATCGCCCGATAATCTCTGGATCAAGTGTTCGCGCTGCCAGGAGATGATCTTCCGCAGCGAGTACGAGCAGAACATGAGCGTCTGCCCGAACTGCGAGCATCATGGCCGCATCAATGCCGATACCCGGCTGGACCAGATTCTCGACGAAGGCGATTTCGAGCTGCTGCCTGCGCCCGAAGTCACCGAGGACCCGCTGCGCTTCAAGGACAGCAAGCGCTACACGGATCGCCTGAAGGCCGCGCGCGCCAGCAATCCGCACAACGATGCATTCACCGCCGCCGTCGGCACGATCGAAGGCCGCAAGGCCGTGGTCGGCGTGCAGGACTTCACCTTCATGGGCGGTTCGATGGGCATGGCCGTGGGCGATGCCTTCTGCAACGCGGCCCAGCGCGCGCTGGACGAGAAGTGCGGCTTTGTCTGCGTTACTGCCGCCGGTGGTGCGCGCATGCAGGAAGGCATTCTCAGCCTGATGCAGATGCCGCGCGCCACGGTGATGACCCGCCGCCTGCGCGACGCCGGCCTGCCCTACATCGTCGTGCTGGCGGACCCGACCACGGGCGGCGTCACCGCCAGCTATGCCATGCTGGGCGACGTGCACATCGCCGAACCCGGCGCCCTCATCGGCTTTGCCGGCCAGCGCGTGATCCAGGAAACCATTCGCGAGCAGCTGCCCGAGGGGTTCCAGCGCGCCGAGTACCTGCACAAGCACGGCATGGTGGACATGGTGGTGCACCGCAAGGACCTGCGCTCCACGCTGGCCAACCTGCTGGACTATCTCACCCCGGCCAAGGCCGCCTGA
- the trpA gene encoding tryptophan synthase subunit alpha gives MSTRLANTFAKSHPALVCFITAGDGDTAANLDALVEGGADVIELGMPFTDPMADGPAIQAANIRSLGAGTKTADVLQLATDFRARHPDVPLVLMGYANPMIRRGPEWFAEHASAAGVDGVICVDLAPEEDEDLGPFLRDKGISPIRLATPTTDEKRLPTVLDGSSGFLYYVSVAGITGKQQAAIDSIEENVNRIKQHTDLPVAVGFGVRTPEQAEAIAKVADGVVVGSALVELVGEHGTDAPKHLRELTQSLAQAVHNAR, from the coding sequence GTGAGCACCCGCCTCGCCAACACTTTCGCCAAGTCCCACCCCGCCCTCGTCTGCTTCATCACCGCAGGCGATGGCGACACGGCGGCCAATCTCGACGCGCTCGTCGAAGGCGGCGCCGATGTGATCGAACTGGGCATGCCCTTCACCGATCCCATGGCAGACGGCCCCGCGATCCAGGCGGCGAATATCCGTTCGCTGGGTGCGGGCACCAAGACTGCCGACGTGCTGCAACTCGCCACCGACTTCCGCGCGCGGCACCCGGACGTGCCGCTGGTGCTGATGGGCTATGCCAACCCGATGATCCGCCGCGGGCCTGAATGGTTTGCCGAGCATGCCTCTGCCGCAGGCGTCGACGGTGTGATCTGCGTGGACCTGGCGCCGGAAGAGGACGAGGACCTGGGCCCGTTCCTGCGCGACAAGGGCATCTCGCCCATCCGTCTCGCCACGCCGACGACGGACGAGAAGCGCCTGCCCACCGTGCTCGATGGCTCGTCCGGCTTCCTCTACTACGTCAGCGTTGCCGGGATCACCGGCAAGCAGCAGGCGGCGATCGATTCGATCGAGGAGAACGTGAACCGCATCAAGCAGCACACCGACCTGCCCGTGGCGGTGGGTTTCGGCGTGCGCACGCCCGAACAGGCCGAAGCCATCGCCAAGGTGGCAGACGGAGTGGTGGTAGGCAGCGCGCTGGTGGAACTGGTGGGCGAACACGGCACGGACGCGCCGAAACACCTGCGCGAACTGACGCAAAGCCTTGCCCAAGCCGTGCATAATGCGCGATAG